A stretch of Halichondria panicea chromosome 1, odHalPani1.1, whole genome shotgun sequence DNA encodes these proteins:
- the LOC135351009 gene encoding uncharacterized protein LOC135351009: MATSSSEESRQEWTVLLSSKRRLDREKGLTALKTLLASSNLQPEDKEKIEAHVLTLITSLVGPWEDRHGGLMATGLILESGVATSSFSRQVTSSVPLLLEETESRVRIATGEVIGKLCEVCGVSVYRELEGILVTGVRVNLDRDREVVNEQQTEMVGGDGRLSSPPAFTEGSRPSSPSAAQIFHDTAGWKALETYMLALKHAVRGCGPSFQPFITSELLELIFTTLEHTNRFVRETAFKLIAAIVKVPDLSPSTTATHWPMVAQALASGLADNWSQVRMSASVATREFLVHLPPEERQPHLPTLLPAMCLNRYYVAEGVRIYSQETWRVVTQTRGVQLVEQHIDKVVDFYISQSQAANHAVREAACICTAELGTKVNKDCLRPYVGRLVSVLLECFHDDSWPVRDAACLACGNFLGCFPDECRSWLDELFLLFLTNLEDSIPSVRQGAAAALTSVTKAYGSEVEERVFVVIKERLPLAAQQPASQSSSGIDPRPAVFGVVHRIHDDPTHTDQQMYSCGSLAPKMRRGGCMDSHYHKPGEPWEKSEGALLLLGELSGVSGCGDRVSSLLPLCAETLRHRHYPQHLNLLETLLKLLPVFAKSLGKRVFKRHLELFLDSIFYGLSSDNALVQSAGVDCLTSLCQLLGRMILRGRIEQHNPTYLDKFDRTVTVA, from the exons ATGGCTACCTCAAGCTCAGAGGAGAGCAGGCAAGAATGGACCGTCCTTCTGTCCAGCAAGAGAAGACTAGACAGAGAGAAAGGCCTAACAGCCCTAAAGACTCTACTAGCTTCTTCAAACCTCCAGCCAGAAGACAAGGAAAAGATAGAAGCACATGTTCTCACACTCATCACCTCCCTTGTGGGGCCATGGGAGGACAGACACGGTGGACTAATGGCGACTGGGCTTATACTAGAGAGTGGAGTGGCTACGAGTAGTTTCAGTCGACAGGTGACAAGTTCCGTACCGCTACTGCTGGAGGAGACAGAGTCGAGGGTGCGCATTGCCactg gagaggTTATCGGCAagctgtgtgaggtgtgtggtgtgagtgtgtaccGTGAGCTGGAGGGTATCCTAGTGACGGGGGTGAGGGTGAATCTGGACAGAGACAGAGAGGTGGTCAATGAGCAGCAGACAGAGATGGTCGGTGGTGATGGACGACTAAGCTCTCCACCAGCCTTCACCGAGGGCAGCAGA ccgagCTCCCCCAGTGCTGCTCAGATCTTCCATGACACTGCTGGATGGAAGGCCCTCGAGACTTACATGCT GGCGCTGAAGCATGCAGTGCGTGGGTGTGGTCCATCGTTCCAACCGTTCATCACCAGCGAGCTTCTGGAGCTCATCTTCACCACACTGGAACACACCAACAGGTTTGTGAGGGAGACTGCCTTCAAACTCATAGCAGCCATCGTCAAAGTACCAG ATCTCTCTCCCTCCACTACTGCAACTCACTGGCCAATGGTGGCCCAAGCTCTGGCAAGTGGACTGGCAGACAATTGGAGTCAG GTGCGTATGTCAGCCTCCGTGGCTACGAGGGAGTTCCTGGTCCACCTCCCCCCAGAGGAGAGACAACCACACCTACCCACACTGCTGCCAGCCATGTGTCTTAACCG GTACTATGTGGCTGAGGGTGTGAGGATATACTCTCAGGAGACCTGGAGGGTGGTCACACAGACCAGAGGAGTGCAGCTGGTCGAGCAGCACATTGATaaagtg gtggacTTCTACATCTCCCAGAGCCAGGCGGCCAACCATGCAGTGAGAGAGGCAGCCTGCATCTGTACGGCAGAGCTGGGCACTAAG gtgaacaAGGATTGTCTGAGACCGTATGTTGGGCGACTGGTGAGTGTACTGTTGGAGTGTTTCCATGACGATAGCTGGCCCGTGAGAGATG CCGCTTGCCTGGCCTGTGGTAACTTCTTGGGATGCTTCCCAGATGAGTGCAG ATCGTGGCTGGATGaactgttcctactgttcctTACCAATCTTGAGGACAGCATACCCTCAGTTAGACAAGGGGCGGCTGCTGCTCTCACCAGCGTCACCAAGGCCTATG GCTCAGAGGTCGAGGAGAGGGTGTTTGTTGTGATCAAAGAGAGACTGCCTCTAGCAGCTCAACAACCAGCCTCTCAGAG TTCCTCTGGTATTGATCCAAGACCGGCTGTATTTGGGGTGGTGCATCGTATCCATGACGACCCGACTCACACAGACCAGCAGATGTACTCATGTGGTTCACTGGCTCCCAAAATGAGGAGGGGAGGATGTATGGactcacactatcacaagcCAGGAGAGCCGTGGGAGAAGAGtgaggg TGCCCTTCTCCTGCTCGGAGAGctgagtggtgtgagtgggtgtggtgaccgagtgtcctccctcctccccctctgtgctgagacactacgacacagacactaccctcaacacctcaacctcctggagacactgctcaaactg TTGCCAGTGTTTGCCAAGTCTCTGGGTAAAAGAGTGTTCAAGAGGCACCTCGAGCTGTTCCTAGACTCCATCTTCTATGGACTG agcagtgacaatgccctggtgcagtctgctggagtggactgtctcacctcactctgtcagctgctggGGAGAATGATCCTCAGAGGGAGAATAGAACAACACAATCCAAC GTATCTGGACAAGTTTGACAGAACAGTAACTGTTGCATAG